CCCTCCTCGCCTAGGAGCGAGTCATCGCCTTCTCCGCCATTGATGAAGTCATCGCCTTCCCCGCCATCGATAAAGTCATTACCTTCCTCACCTAAAAGCGTGTCACTGGCAAGGAAATTATCAGGGTTATTATTGCCCATGATTGAGTCATTGCCTTCCCCACCTAGAAGTAGGTCACGGCCCATTCCTCCTGCAACAGTGTCATCGCCGGCTCCACCAGTTGCGCTTATCGAATCGGGTCCAGAGCCTTGGATCAAGTCATTACCATTGCCCCCATCGCCTTTACCGCCAAAGACGAGTGTCATGACGTCATCGCCATCCTCGCCATAACTGGTTCCACCACTTTCGTATAAATAAAAAGTGTCGTTGCCGGCTCCGCCATACATTTGCCCATAACCGAGAACCCCTAGTAAGGAGTCATGGCCATCCCCACCATAGAATAAGTAGTCACCCGGGCCGGTGGTGTTGCCCGCATTGTAGAGGGTATCGTTGCCTTCGCCACCGATTAGGGTGCCACCGCTTACACGAATATAATCATTGCCGGTGCCACCATCGGCGAAAGTAATGGCAAGATGCCCGCCCACAAGGACGTCATTGCCCTCCCTACCGTACAAGTATAAATTTCCTTGTTCCTTGTCAGAGGCAATTACTAAGTCATTGCCTCTGCCGCCGTCTAAGGTGTCATCACCGAGATAGCTGTTATTTCGGAGGGTGTCATCGCCTTCCCCGCCATCGAGATAGTCATTGCCTTCCCCGCCGGTGAGTGAGTCATTGCCGACTCCCCCTTCTATATAGTTATTGCCGTTTCCCCCATCTAGGGTGTCATTGCCGGCGTATCCAAATAGAGAATCCTCTTCATCTCCACCGACAAGGTAATCATTACCCACAGTGCCTGTATAAACTGCCATATTTTCCTCTTTTATTCCTTAACAATCCGCATTTTTCATCAGTTTTTTAACTGCACCCTGATGAAAGAATTTTGTATGTATTTGTTGATGAATCGCAACTTAAACTAGGAAACTTTACAAAATCTTCTTAAAATCTTCAAAGCTTTGGCTGCCTGCTATTAACCTTTATCAGCTTTAATGTGTAAAAAATTATACCCGGCAGCCCTCAAGTAGAATTTTTTCAATTATTAGGCATTCTGACTTTTAGCCTTATTTTTGACTTAGGCTGCGGCCAATCCCTGATCATTATGGCGCTTTGATTTATTGAAAAGTTGCCAAATTGGCATTTCTTTTATTAAACATTCAACTATTGCTAGCCTGTGTTTAGGTATAAAAATTTTATTATTAATTCTTAATATTAAAAAGATTTTAAAGCCAGAAAATTTTTAGAATCTCTGTCAAAAACTCTGTTAAATTTTACAAAATCTGCCATTATTTTTTTTGTAACAGCTTATTTAGCTAGCTAAAACAGGTATTTGGAGCCATAGCAAAACAGACGATTAGCAGAATGTGATGGAAACTTGCCAAAAAGTTGCCCTAGCTGATTGACTAAGGCTTGTCTAGCTTTATTTGGAATCAACTAAGGTTTGTGGTTTTTACACAGATGCTTAATCAATCGAATTGCCATTGAAGAGGGCTTGACAAGATTCCCAGAGTACAGATATCGGACTCTGTGCTTCTCAGACTAAAGATGCACCGGCTCAATTGACCCTTGTGTTAGTCAGGGCCTAGAAGCCTTGTATTTAAGCTAATCTATTCTTAATTGGTAAACATTGATACAAAATCCCCCTAAAGGAGGATTTATCGCAATCTTGTTAGAAAAGAACAGACTGCTTTTCCTCGGCACATCACGAGTACTAGATAGAAAACTAAGAATCAAGAAAGACAATTTACTAATTTTGTGTTAACAAAAAATATTTTTAGAAGGTAATTATTATCTTTGTTAAAGATTATATAATTTGCAACTTAATAAATAATATTTTTATCTAATCTAACTTAATAAAAAATGATAAATATTTTTTATTATATGACAGTTCAAAATTTAAACTTTTTCAAACCATAGATGATAGCGCAGGGAACAGTCAAAGATACACTGATAATATCTATTTATTTAATCAAACAAAAAAATAGAGTGGGTTTCTCAAAAAAAGAAATGCCCACTCAACTATCTATTAGCCATTAGTTATTAACTACTTGTCGGCTAATTTCACCTTCGTGGCTAAACCAAGTGCTTGCAAAAATTGAATCGTCATCCACGTTAAATCAATTTCCCACCATTGCAAACCGTGACGGGCAGAATATTGACAAGCGTGGTGATTGTTGTGCCAGCCTTCTCCATAAGTCACCAAAGCTACCCACCAACAATTCGTAGATTTATCTTCAGAGTCAAAGGTGCGGTAGCCAAATTTATGAGTGGCGCTGTTCACAAACCAGGTGCAGTGAAAAACCACAACCAAGCGAACAAAGATACCCCAAACAACAAATGACCAACCTAACCCTGGAGAATATGCTTCTCCCAAGAAGTAGAGCAAAACGCCTAGGCCAATTTGAAGCGGGAAAAAATACTTGTTTAAAAACTGATAAACTTTGTCATCAGCAATATCTTTGGTGAAGCGATCAACTTCTTTATCGGCTGGAATGTGATAGAACCAGCAAGTCATGTGACTCCACAAAAAGCCTTTGTTGGAATCATGGGGATCTTTCTCCTGATCCGAATACAAGTGGTGCATCCGGTGTAGCCCCACCCAATCAGTCACGCCGCCTTGGCAAGTGAGGGAGCCGCAGAAAATGAGAAAATACTCCAGCCACTTAGGAGTCTGGAAACTCCGGTGAGTTACGAGGCGATGGAAACCGAGGGTAATGCCCAACCCACCCGTTACCCAGTGAAGGAAAACGGCGACTCCCACTGCTGCCCAGCTAAAGTTACTGGGCAAGAAAGCTAAAAGAGCAGCAAGGTGGACTGCTGCCATGAAGATGATCACCGTCCACTTGGGGCGAAGCGGCGTTTCTTGTAAAGTCTGTTCTTGTTTTAAAGGTGCGATCGTCATGAAGATATTTTGTGGGAACTATTTGACTCAATCTGCGCCATAATGAACTCCGCGCACCTAGATGGCCGGCGAGGGGTTAATGGATAGCATTCAACAGCTACAGGCAGCAGAAAAGGCACTGTCTCCGATTTTTTCTGGAATTGACGCTCAGGTCAAGCATAATCTCAAACGTGTCTTGGATGCCTTTCGCGCTCATCGTGTCGGGGTTCACCATTTTGCCGGCGTCACCGGCTATGGTCACGATGATTTGGGGCGAGAAACGTTAGATCGTGTGTTTGCTGAGGTCATGGGCGCTGAGGCTGCCGCAGTGCGGGTGCAGTTTGTATCTGGAACCCATGCTATCGCCTGCGCCCTATATGGCGTTCTCCGTCCGGGGGATGAAATGCTCGCTGTTGCCGGCCCCCCTTATGACACATTAGAAGAAGTCATTGGATTACGGGGATCTGGCCAAGGTTCGCTCATGGATTTTGGCATAAGTTACCAGCAACTCCCCTTAACCAACACCGGCACCATTGACTGGCAAGCTTTGGCATCTGCTGTCACCGAGAAAACCCGTTTGGCTTTGATCCAGCGCTCTTGCGGATATTCTTGGCGTTCGAGCTTGTCAATATCAGATATTGAAAAGATTGTCAAGATTATCAAAGAACAAAATCCCCAAACGGTTTGCTTTGTCGATAACTGTTACGGGGAATTTATTGAAGAACGGGAACCCCCGGCAGTCGGTGCTGATTTGATTGCCGGCTCATTAATTAAAAATCCCGGCGGCACCATCGTCCCCGGCGGTGGTTACATTGCCGGTCGAGCAGACTTGGTCCAAGCAGCTGCGTGCCGGCTCACAGCCCCCGGAATAGGCAGTAGCGGCGGCGCTACCTTTGATTGTAACAGATTGTTAATGCAAGGTTTATTTTTAGCCCCTCAAATGGTTGGGGAAGCCATGAAAGGCAATCACCTCACCGGCTATGTTTTCGACAAATTGGGATATCCCGTGAATCCGCCCCCAATGGCACCGCGTCGGGATGTCATCCAAGCCATTCAGTTGGGAACCCCAGAAAAATTAATTGCCTTTTGCCGCGCCATTCAGCAGCATTCCCCCGTGGGTTCCTATCTAGACCCAGTGCCGGCACCGATGCCAGGGTATGAAAGCCAACTGGTGATGGCCGGCGGCACCTTTATCGATGGCAGTACCTCGGAATTTTCTGCCGATGGGCCACTGCGGGAGCCTTACACAGTCTTCTGCCAAGGCGGAACACACTGGACTCATGTTGCCATTGCCCTGGAAGCTGCCATAGAAGTTATTGGCAAGAAAGATTAATTTTGTTCATTGCCGCAGCTCATCCACCTCCAATCCCCCAAGTGCCGGCAATTTCCTCAAAAACTGATAGAAGACAATTTCTCGATACAATTCTATACATCCGCTGATAAACTTTGGAGTGGTCTATCACTAGGAGTCGGAATGGAAATAGGTCAGAGAGTGAAAGTGTGCCGTCTGAGAGACCGGCTGCCGGCCAATGTAGTCGGCAAGCTCAAGCAGAATCCAGTCGGCACCATTGAACAATTTAAAATGGTGGATGGCAGCGGCGTTGGAGTATTTGTCCGGTTTGATGACAAATTTTCTACCTGGTTCTTTGAAGACGAACTAGAACCGCTACAACAGTAATCATTTGCCAGCCGTCATTTGTCGTTTGTCAAAAATAGCGCCCAACAGACCAAGGACAAACGGCAAACGACAGTTGCGCCGGAGTGTGGCACACATCCAAAACGACCGCTAACATAAGGAAAACTTGGATTTTTGAGTGCTGCACTCGATATCGTTGGATGCTGTCAGCATAGGAAATAAACATGGCCCGGTTTTTAACATTTTTGGGTAAAGGCGGCACAGGCCGAACCACCATTGCAATTGCCGCTGCCAAGAAATTTGCCAGCCTTGGGCAGCGAGTGCTACTTGCCGGCTCTGACCCTGGGCCAGGGCTAGGTATACTGCTCGGAGAAGCTATTGGGCCAGATCCACAAGAGATCGCCCCGAACCTAAAAGCAGTGCAGTTTCAGACATCTGTGCTGCTAGAACGGGGTTGGGAAGAGGTGAAAAAGCTAGAAGCGCAATATGTCCGCACACCTTTTTTCAAAGCCGTTTTCGGCCAAGAATTAGGGGTCGTGCCGGGGATGGATAGTATCTTAATTTTGAATGCCATCCGCGAGTATGACGCCACCGGCCAATATGACGTAATTATCTACGATGGCACCGGCGATCAAACCACATTGCGAATGCTGGGTTCCCCAGAAATTGTTAGCTGGTATATCCGCCGGTTTCGTCAGGTATTTGCCGACTCCGACTTGGGCAAAACCTTATCGCCTTTTATCCAACCTGTCACCAGTTCCGTCCTGAATGTAGATTGGTCAGGGGATAATTTTTCCCAACCAACTCAGGAATTTAACAAAGTTCTGGATAAGTGGAAGGACGCAGTTGCCGATCCCAACCAAGTCACTGCCTACTTAGTCACCACCGGCAACGAAGCAGCCATCGCCACCGCCCGCTATCTTTGGGGCAGCGCCCAACAAGTCGGGCTAAGCGTTGGGGGTGCGATTTTGAATCAAGCGTCTGTAACCGATACCTTTGCCGGCGAATTCGATCCCTTGCCAATCAGCTCAGTTCCCTTGTGTAGTGATGATAACTGGCAACCGCTAATCGACGCCCTGCCAGATTTTAGCAAGGCCGGCAGCGTACCCAAACCGATCACCATTAACGTTGCTGAGCGCACCGTCAGCTTATTTTTGCCCGGTTTTGACAAAAAGCAAGTCAAACTGACTCAGTACGGCCCAGAAGTCACCATAGAAGCCGGTGATCAGCGGCGCAACATCTTTCTCCCCCCAGAGTTGAAAGGCAGACAAGTCAAAGGAGCTAAGTTTCAAAATCAATCCTTAATTGTCTCATTTGCCTAACAATCAGTCGTTTAGAGGGCCGAGATTGGGAGATTGAGAATTGCCAAATCCCCACATCCCCTAATCCCGGCTTCCCATTCCTCAACTCCCCAATTCCCCAATGTCTAATCCTCCAACTTCTTCGCCAAATCAAGCCGAGGGGACTGCCGACGCAGCAGCAACCCAGACAGATCGCAGCGCTAAAACCAGACAACTTTTAGGCATGAAAGGCGCTGCCGGTGGCGAAACCTCCATCTGGAAGATTCGCTTGCAGCTAATGAAACCGATCACCTGGATACCTCTGATTTGGGGTGTGCTGTGTGGGGCGGCTTCTTCGGGCCGGTTCACTTGGACACTGGAAAATGTGCTAATAGCAGCGGCTTGTATGCTGCTGTCTGGTCCTGTGCTGGTCGGTTACACCCAAACCCTCAATGATTTTTACGACCGCGAAATTGACGCGATTAACGAACCTTACCGTCCCATTCCCTCCGGTGCGATCTCAATTCCTCAAGTCGTTACCCAAATTTTGGTGTTATTACTGGTAGGAATTGGCATAGCTTATGCCTTAGATGTGTGGGCAGGCCATGAATTTCCCACCATCACCGCCATCGCCCTTGGTGGATCTTTTCTGGCTTATATTTATTCAGCCCCACCCCTAAAGCTCAAGAAAAACGGCTGGTTGGGTAACTACGCCCTCGGTGCCAGCTACATCGCCCTGCCTTGGTGGACCGGCCACGCCTTATTTGGCGATCTTAATCCCACGATCATGGTTTTGACCTTATTCTACAGCTTGGCCGGCCTGGGAATTGCCGTTGTCAACGACTTTAAAAGCGTTGAAGGCGATCGGCAGCTTGGCTTACAATCCCTGCCGGTGATGTTTGGCATTACCACAGCCGCCTGGATCTGCGTGATGATGATTGATGTCTTTCAAGCAGGAATCGCCGCTTACCTGGTCAGCATTCACCAAAACCTCTACGCTGTGATTCTGGTGTTGCTGATTATTCCTCAAATTACTTTCCAGGATATGTATTTTCTGCGGAATCCCCTGGAAAATGATGTTAAATATCAGGCAAGCGCTCAACCTTTCCTCGTCTTTGGAATGCTCTTTACCGCTATAGCCTTGGGGCGTGCCTTTGTTTAAATGTTCTGATCCCTCTGGGTTCAGCTGTAAGTAGAGTTGTCACAGCCTCTTAACAGGCTAGTTAGACAAACCATTATTCGCTGAACCCTAAATGCGAACAATTGACAGCAAAAGCGCAATTTTCGATTTCCCGGTCTAAAATAAAGCGAATGTAGTCTTTGTTTGGGGTGGTGTCTGCAACTTGAGTAGAGAAGTTCTAGCCTACCGTTGCGGAGAGGATATTGTTGGTGTATCCTTCCAATGGCTCAAGCGAAGGGTTAATAGGGCTGAATCATCTGGTGGTGTGTGAGGGTCTGTTGTGTCAAAGTTTCTCTCAAAACTCAAGGATATATCCACAAAGAGCAAAGGCTCTGCAATTGAGGCTGGAAAACCCAGCTTTGTTCATGAAGAGCCAGCGCTAGATAGGCTGGAAGCTCAAGAACCACAAGTTCAACATCAAGAACGACAACATCAAGAACCAGAACCGGAAAGTACGCCTGAGTCCTCTGTAGCACATCAAGAACAAGCACCTCAAGAACCAGAAGCTGCAAAGACTCCTGGCTCATCTTTGTTGAAAAAGAGGCTTCAGGCAATTCGGCAAACGCCTTTGGTGACCAAACTGGCCACCACACTCAAACCGATTGGGCCAATTGCAAAGGCCGCTCAAAAGAGCCTGCGCGAGAAACCTTTACAGCGGCGGCGCTCATTCTGGATCGGTCTCGGTTTGGTCGGTGTGGGAAGTGGGGCGCTGGCTGTGGGTGTGGGTTTGCAGTCTCTGGAGCGCAGCTTACCGGCAACCTCAGAAATATTAACCTTTGTTCGCGGAAAAACCCTAACGATCAAAGCCGCAGACGGCGCGATCTTAGAACAAATGGGGGAGGCGACGCGAGAAAAGCTAGAAATTGAAGAAATCCCTCCCAAGTTGGTTCAAGCGTTTATAGCCATCGAAGATCGGCGCTTTTACAAGCACGAAGGCGTGGATTTTCAAGGCATTCTGAGAGCGAGTGTATTGAATGTCTTGGCGAGAAATGTTGTGCAAGGGGGCAGCACAATCACGCAACAGCTGGCTCGGATTGTATTCCTCAATCAAGATCCGAGTGCTGAGCGCAAAATTCGCGAAGCCTTACTCGCTCGAAAAATTGAGCGAGAGATGAGAAAAGAACAAATTTTAGAACGCTACCTTAACCTCGTTTATTTGGGTTCAGGGGCTTATGGGGTGGCCGACGCAGCCTGGGTTTATTTCGGCAAACAAGTGGACGAAATGACCCTAGGAGAAATGGCCACGATTGCTGGTTTGCCACCAGCCCCCACACAATACTCTCCGTTAGTGAATGCGAAAGTGGCACAAGATCGCCGCAATATCGTGTTGCGAGAAATGCAGGAGGCGGGATTTATTACCGCAGCAGAGGCGGATGAAGCGATCAACAGTCCCCTGAAGCTCAATCCCAAACTCCCCAAGCGTCTCCAGATAGAGTCTGCCTACTTTACAACCTACATCAAGCAGCAACTGCCCCGGTATGTCTCGACAGAGGCAATTGAAATGGGCGGGTTGACGGTAGAGACAACCCTCAACCGCAAGTGGCAGAAAGTCGCAGAAAAAGTTGTAAAAGATGCGATTGAACTGGACGGGCCGGCTCAAGGATTTGAGCAAGCGGCTTTAGTGTCGATTGACCCCCGCAATGGTCAAATTAAAGCACTGGTTGGGGGAAATGATTTTGAAAAGAGCCAATTTAACCGCGCCACTCAGGCTCAGCGCCAGCCGGGTTCCACGTTTAAAGGATTTGTCTATACATCCGCCATTGCAGCCGGCTTCTCTCCCTATGATGGCTACCTAGATGCACCGCTGTCGATCGATGGGTACAAACCTGAGAACTACGGCAAAACTTATCGCGGCTGGACTTCCATGATGGATGCCCTCACCTCTTCGATTAATATTGTTGCCGTCAAGGTGTTGGCAGATGTGGGGTTTGAACCGACAATCAAAGTCGCCCGCGATATGGGGATTAAAACCGAACTCAAACCTTACTACGCCCTAGCCCTCGGTGCAATTGAAGTGAACTTGTTAGAACTCACCAACGGCTACGGAACTCTGGCCGCCCAAGGTAACTTTGTGGAAGCCCACGGGATTACTAAGGTGACAGACGGACGGGGTAAGGTTCTCTACGATGGAAATTTAAAACAGAAACGGGTGGTGGACAAAGATTCGGCTGCGCTGATGACTTGGATGCTGGAAAGAGTGGTGCAAAACGGCACCGGCGCACCGGCACAGCTGCCAGACCGGCAAGTAGCTGGGAAAACCGGCACCTCTGAAGAAGCCCGTGACCTCTGGTTTATTGGCTATATCCCCCAATTAGTAACGGGGGTGTGGCTGGGCAATGATGACAGCTACCCGACTTGGGGAACGAGTGGCACCGCTGCCTACACGTGGCGCGAGTTTATGTCCAAAGCGGTGGATGGAATGCCGGTAGAAGAATTCCCCAAACTTCCAGAAATCGAAGGTCGTAAAGGCAGTATCAAAGCCAAGCCGGTGAATGCTGAAATGATTACTCTGCCACTGCCGGCCCCCCCTTCTCAGCCAAACTCGAACCCAGGTTACAGCAACCCTGACCCTGGCTATGACGCTGGGGGCAATAACTCCGGGCAATACTACGATCAAGGTTATTCGGCTCCAGAATCGGGCAATTATTACGAGGAGCCGGCACCCGAAGCGCCTGCTGAGTATTACCCACCACAGTAAGGGTCTGAATCTGCCTCTCAAGAGCCGGCAGCGCTCTCGCTCTCCCATTTCAATTTGAGCAGTTAGGGGAGATGTTCACTCCCTCCTGCCTCGATTTCTAGTGGCTGCCGGTGACTAAAAGACCGTTGTGGATTATATCTTTTCCCGCTTCCTCTATCCTCCATTCCAACTCGCTATGCTTTGAGGGGCTTACCACTCAAAGGGGATCGCTGTGCCGGTTGTACTAACTTTTTCTGTCTAATGGAAGAATCGAAGAACCTAGATAGCTGGTTATACTAATTTTGCGATTACTAAGAGGATTTATCATTTATGAACGTCTTAATGGATGTCAGTGTCGGTACGGGTGCAGAGAGTTTTCCATTATCTTTTACCTTGGTCTATGTAGTCGGATTTATTGCCGCTGTTACAATTGGCTCGGTTGCGTGGTACAACTCCAAGCGTCCACCGGGCTGGGAAGATAAAGAGCGTCCTGATATTGTGCCTAAAGTCAAAAAAGAAGAGACCCCAGGTGTTGGTGAGCCGAAACGGTGAACTCAAGTGTATTTGTAATTTTTGCCCCACGCTCAGCGAATGAGCGCTGGCGTGGGTTCTAATAAGAGGGCGAACCCGATTCAGTCATACTGCCCTTGCTTGTAAGGCTGTTAGTTTTGATAGCCGAGCCAGCGCTGGTAGAGTTCTTGAACGGCTTTTAATACGTTATTGAAAGCCGGCTCAGACGAAGTATTGGCAGGATCGAGCAGCTTAATGTTTGTTAGAAGCCTCGCTTCTTCAATCGCCACTACCCCATCGCTGTAAACAACCATGCTAATCGCTTCAATTAATTCGTGGAAGTCTTCAGCACTGGGGTGTTCGCCCAAATATTCTCTAATCCACTGGTAGCACTCTTTTGGGTGCACAGTTCTAAACTCAAACAGCAGCAGCTGAATCTCTGCATCGTCAGCTAAACCCTTGTCTTTGGCCACTTGCTGGAGATATTTGCGTTCTTCTGGCTGGATTTGCCCGTCAATCCAAGCGGCACCAATCAGGATTTTGACGAATTGTTTGGCACTAGAGTTGTCTGCCATTGTTGTTTTTCCGCAAACCTGTGTGTTTGTTCAGTCTTTTTCACGCTTCAATCGCACCATAAAAAACCCGTCCATTTGATAGCGATGGGGCCAAACTTTCACCCAACCTTCTGGGGAGGGTGGCACTGGAAAACTTGAGACCGGCAGCTCGATTTTCCAGTTAGAATGACGCGTTATAAATGTTTCAATGACCCGTTCATTTTCCAAGGGATGCACGGTGCAAGTGGCATAAACCAGAACGCCGCCGGTTTTAACCCAGCCGGCAACTTGTTCAAGCAGTTCTCCCTGAAGTTTGGAGAGTTCTTGGATGTTTTCCGGCGTCTGACGCCACCGCGCATCTGTTCGCCGGTGCAGGGTTCCCAAACCCGAACAGGGGGCATCTAGCAAGACACGGTTGCCTGAATCAGTAAACTGGGAAAAGTTGCGGCTGTCGCCGGCACAAATTTGAATTGATTTTAGCCCGATCCGCTCAGCATTTTCTTTAACTTTTTTAAGTCGGGAATTCGCTCTGTCGCACGCCCAAATCGTGCCGGTGTCGCCCATCAATTCTGCGATGTGGGTTGTTTTCCCTCCTGGTGCGGCGCAGGCATCAATCACCACATCTCCCGGTTGCGGATCGAGCAAATAGCTAACCAGTTGGGCACTGCTATCTTGAACAGTCCACCATCCTTCATTAAATCCTGGCAGGTTTTGAATCGCACCGGCACCACTGGTTAATCTTAACGCTTGCGGTAAATGGGGCACGCGATTCACCGGCACGCCGGCACTTTGCAGCGCTGCCTCCACTTCTTCTATCGATGAGCGTAAGATATTGACGCGCAGATCAATCGTTGGGGAAGCGTTGAACCACTCACACAGCTGTTCTGTTTCTGCAAAACCCAGTCTGTCTAGCCAACTTTGAATCATCCAGTCGGGATAACTGTGCAAGACGCCCAAACGCTGTAGCGGATCTGCCGGCAGTTGCAGGGGATCGTTTTGAAACGAGGAATCCTGAGTTCCGGTTTCATCTTGGAGAAGACGTAAGTATTGCCGCAGTAAACCATTGACAAATCCTGAAAGACCTGTCAAAGAATTTTGCTTAGCTAACTGTACTGTCGTATCAACCGCCGCTGCGGCAGGAATCTGAGTCAGATAGCGCAGTTGGTATAGCCCAATGTGCAAAATTGTGCGGAGATCAGGGGGTTGCCGATCGGCTTTCTTTTTAGCCAATTGGTCGATAAGGGCGTCAAGGGTGCGCTGTCTTCTGACACAACCATAGACGATTTCCGTGGCTAGTCGCCGATCTGCCGGCATCGGAGGTTCTGCCCCAGCGCTGGCTTTTTGCAGCCACTTGTCAAGGGCAACATCGGTAAAAGCACCCTGCCGGTGTACGTCCCGGAGTGCGAGAAATGCGAGTTGACGTGAATTGTGCATATTAACCAGTATGCAACATGACTCAACTCAGTTAGTCGGATGGGGAGGGCTATCACTCTACCCATCCCATCTTTGCTATTTTTAGGCGAAGTGAAAAGCAGGGTTTGTCCCTCAAAAAAGAGCTTTTCTCAACGCTCTTACCGCGACTGCACAGGGCGGATCTCCAAGCTACGTTTGGTCTTTAGTGTAATTAGGTTAGCCCACTGATGAGGTAAACGATTCTAGGTCTTTTAACCATAAATCGATCAGCGGTAACTCCTTCTGGGGAATAATTCCTGCTTCCACCAGCTTCTCGTAGCAAAGCAGCAAGTTTTCTCCTGTCTTAGCCGGCTGATTTGACAACGAGAGACTACTGAGCATTTCCACAATTCTGACGTTATTTAAATAGCCGGTAACCTCATCTTCAAAATCGCGGATCAAAGAATGTTCGTTCCTGACTTGTAACACCGTCGCTTCTCGGAAGGCAATATTTTGATCCAGTTTATATAGACAGATTTGAGCAACAAATGAGCGCCAAATGTCAGTCATTCTAAAGCTCACAAAACTAGGCAAATAAAGCAGTGGATATGCCTCTGGCCACCAGATTGTATTTTGCGAATTGAACGGACAAAATGTACCATCTCCAAGAATAATTGTGTTAGGATTAAATTTTATTTCTCCTTCTGTTGTTAACCGATAAATCGCATCAACATCTGGGTTTCCATCAGCCAAATACTGCTGAATCGAGCAATCAAACTTAGATTGAGAGCCTAAAGGGGTAGTGCTTTTAAGGCTCTCATTAATATATTCTAATGGTAAGCCACGCGGCCAAATTCTCTCATCAGTAAAGTGCGTGTAGACATTCTCCCACCCAACCTTTTTAACAGGTTTACCTTCCACAGACTTGTTTACTGAACTCAGAAAGTTGTCATAAGGGATATTGTCGTCATCTGTCTCAGCAATGACTGTTGCGCCCTCCCGGATCGCTAAGAGATATCCAATGTTTTTTCGGGCATAGTGGTTGAAAGGGCATTCTTTGGCAAAGGCGCTATCAAAAGCAAGTTGGTCTTGCACAGATAGAAATTGAACACCTTCGTAGCTCCAGTCGGTTGGAGTTTTTTTATCTCCAACTAAAATAATATTCCAATCCTGGCAGAGTTGGGCAATTTTTGTTACGCCTTCTGTCGGATAGTTGATACTCGTAATAACGATAAACTTATTGTCTTTCATGGCAAAACGGGTTTCATTTAATGGTGGGTTCTGGAGTTTCATATCATGATTTCAGCTATTTT
Above is a window of Microcoleus sp. FACHB-672 DNA encoding:
- a CDS encoding STELLO glycosyltransferase family protein, which codes for MKLQNPPLNETRFAMKDNKFIVITSINYPTEGVTKIAQLCQDWNIILVGDKKTPTDWSYEGVQFLSVQDQLAFDSAFAKECPFNHYARKNIGYLLAIREGATVIAETDDDNIPYDNFLSSVNKSVEGKPVKKVGWENVYTHFTDERIWPRGLPLEYINESLKSTTPLGSQSKFDCSIQQYLADGNPDVDAIYRLTTEGEIKFNPNTIILGDGTFCPFNSQNTIWWPEAYPLLYLPSFVSFRMTDIWRSFVAQICLYKLDQNIAFREATVLQVRNEHSLIRDFEDEVTGYLNNVRIVEMLSSLSLSNQPAKTGENLLLCYEKLVEAGIIPQKELPLIDLWLKDLESFTSSVG
- a CDS encoding 16S rRNA (cytosine(967)-C(5))-methyltransferase → MHNSRQLAFLALRDVHRQGAFTDVALDKWLQKASAGAEPPMPADRRLATEIVYGCVRRQRTLDALIDQLAKKKADRQPPDLRTILHIGLYQLRYLTQIPAAAAVDTTVQLAKQNSLTGLSGFVNGLLRQYLRLLQDETGTQDSSFQNDPLQLPADPLQRLGVLHSYPDWMIQSWLDRLGFAETEQLCEWFNASPTIDLRVNILRSSIEEVEAALQSAGVPVNRVPHLPQALRLTSGAGAIQNLPGFNEGWWTVQDSSAQLVSYLLDPQPGDVVIDACAAPGGKTTHIAELMGDTGTIWACDRANSRLKKVKENAERIGLKSIQICAGDSRNFSQFTDSGNRVLLDAPCSGLGTLHRRTDARWRQTPENIQELSKLQGELLEQVAGWVKTGGVLVYATCTVHPLENERVIETFITRHSNWKIELPVSSFPVPPSPEGWVKVWPHRYQMDGFFMVRLKREKD
- a CDS encoding TerB family tellurite resistance protein, which translates into the protein MADNSSAKQFVKILIGAAWIDGQIQPEERKYLQQVAKDKGLADDAEIQLLLFEFRTVHPKECYQWIREYLGEHPSAEDFHELIEAISMVVYSDGVVAIEEARLLTNIKLLDPANTSSEPAFNNVLKAVQELYQRWLGYQN
- the psb35 gene encoding photosystem II assembly protein Psb35; protein product: MNVLMDVSVGTGAESFPLSFTLVYVVGFIAAVTIGSVAWYNSKRPPGWEDKERPDIVPKVKKEETPGVGEPKR